In Mycobacterium sp. Aquia_213, the sequence AGCACGAACTCGACCTCGGGCTGCGCCGAGCGCGTATTGACCGCCACCGCGATGCCGCCGGCCATCACCGTGCCCCAAAACGCCAGCACCCAGTTGATTCCCGCCGGGTAGCGCACCGCGACACGGTCACCGCGTTGCACACCGGCCGCGCGCAGTCCGCCGGCGACCCGCGCGGCGCCGTCCCACAGTTGCCGGTAGGTCAATCGCCCGGCACCCACTTCGACGACGGCCTCGCTGTCGGGGCGGTGGTCGAGCTGCTCGGCAAGCATGTCCAGCAGCGTGGCCGGCAGATCGTCGTAGCGCGGGACACCGTCGCTGTCGCGGGACACGCCCGTCGCCGGAAATGGGTTCTGATCGCGCGGGACTTCAATCACTGGAGGCATACCCGATCCTTACTATCCGGTGTCCTATCGTGATAGCGGTGACGATCGACGATTCCGCCATCATGCCCGAGGCGTTCTTCACTGTCGATGGCGACTCCTACGTTCCGGGAGCGCTGACGCAAGGGCCGTGGGGTGCGGCGATGGGCGGTCAGATCGTCGGGGGCCTGTTGGGTTGGGGCATAGAACAATCGGGCATCGATCCCGACTTCCAGCCCGCCCGGCTGACGGTCGATCTGTTGCGACCGGTGCTGCTGCGGCCGGTGCAGATTCACACCTCGATACAGCGAGAAGGGCGCCGCATCAGGCTGGTCGACGCCGCACTGATTCAGCGCGACACCGTCGTCGCGCGGGCCAGTGCGCTGTTTCTGCGCCGCGGTGACCATCCCGATGGCCAGGTGTGGTCCTTTCCGGTGCAGATGCCGCCGCTGCCGACGTCCTACGACGGCTTCCCGGCCGACATGCCGTTTCTCATCTGGGGATACGGGGCCACCTTCGAAGGCAGTCCCGGCATCGCCGCGGGCGAGTGGGAGCAGTCCCACGCCCAGAAGTTCGCCTGGGCCCGGCTTTTTCGCCCGATGGTGCACGGCCACCCGCTGACGCCGTTTACCCGCCTGGCCTTCGCCGGTGACATCACGAGCTCGCTCACGCATTGGGGCACAAGCGGATTGCGCTACATCAATGCCGACTACACCGTCACCGCGAGCCGATTGCCCGACGGCGAATTCATCGGGCTGGCCGCCCAAAGCCACTACGGCACCGCCGGGGTGGCCACCGGCGCGGCCACCCTGTTCGACTGCCACGGCCCGATCGGCACCAGCTCGGCACTGGCCGTGGCCCAGCCGGCCGACGCGTTCAAACCGACCCACACCTAGCCCATCAACGTCGCGGCGAGCGTTCCGCCCAGCTCGTACGCTTGCTCCCGCACCGCGGCGTCGACGGCGCCGACCACCTCCAGCACCTCGGCGGCTTGGGCCAGCGACAGCCCGCTGGCCAGCTTGTTCACGGCCGCGGCAGCGCCGACGGTGTCGTTGTTCCCGTGCACCCACAGCCCGTAAGGACGGCCCGACACATGGTCGAGGCTCGGGTAGTACACGGTGTCGAAGAAGTGTTTGAGCGCACCGGACATATAGCCGAAGTTGGCGGTGGTGCCGAACAGATAGCCGTCCGCATCGAGCATGTCGGGCAGTGTCGCGGCCAATGCCGGCCGGGAGACGACGTCGACGCCGTCGATCTCCGGATCGTTGGCTCCGCCGAGCACCGCTTCGAGCAGCTCGCGGGTGGCCGGCGACGGAGTGTGGTGCACGATCAGCAGCGTCTTGCTCACGGGCGTGCCTCCAACTCGACGGCCGTCTTCATGGCCTCGCGAGCGCGACGGCGATCCCCCGCGTAGTCGTAGGCCCGGGCCAGCCGATACCAATGCCGCCAATCGTCGGGATGGGCTTCCACCTCGGTGCGCACGGTGGCGAACAGCTCGTCGGCCGCAGCGCGCTGGATACGACCGGACGGCCGCCGTGGCAGTGCGCTGGCATCGAGTTCCATTCCGTCGTCGGCGATCAGGCGGGCCAGCTTCTGGTGCGCGAATCCGGCCCGCAGCGTGGTGATCATCGCCCACAGCCCGATCACCGGCATGATCAATACCGCCAGCCCGAGGCCGACGGCGGCGGCCCGGCCCGAGGCGATCATCGCGACGGCCAACCGCCCCAGCAGCACGAAGTACAGCAACATCGCCGCGCACAGGAACGCGATCAGCAATTGCGTGCGCAGCGACCTGCTCATTGCAGGTTGAGCAGGGGCTCCAGCCCCACCGTCAGCCCGGGGCGTTCCCGAACTCGGCGCACCGCCAGCAGCACGCCCGGCACGAACGACGTGCGGTCCAGGCTGTCGTGGCGGATGGTCAACGTCTCGCCCTCCGTGCCGAACAGCACCTCCTGGTGCGCGACCAGCCCGGCCAGCCGCACCGAGTGCACCGGAATCCCGTCGACGTCGGCGCCACGCGCACCCGGCAGGCCGGTGCTGGTGGCATCGGGGTTGGGCGGCAAGCCTTTTCGGGATTCGGCAATCAGCTTGGCGGTTCGGGTCGCGGTGCCCGACGGGGCGTCGGCCTTGTGCGGGTGATGCAACTCGACGACCTCTGCGGAGTCGAAGAAGGGGGCGGCCTGCTTCGCGAAATGCATGGACAGCACGGCGCCGATCGCGAAGTTCGGCGCGATCAGCACGGAGGTATTCGGGCTGTCGGCAAGCCAGGACTCGACCTGCTGCAGCCGCTCGGCGGTAAAGCCGGTGGTACCGACCACGGCGTGAATTCCGTTGCCGATCAGGAACTCTAGGTTGCCCATCACCACATCGGGGTGGGTGAAATCGATCACGACCTCGGTATTGTGGTCGGTCAGCAGGCTCATCGGGTCGCCGGCGTCGACCTCGGCGGACAAGGTCAGGTCCTCGGCGGCCTGCACACCGGCCACCATCGCCGACCCGACTTTGCCCTTGGCTCCCAGCACTCCGACCCGCATGTTCTTCACCCTAGACGGGCGGTCCCGCGGGCTTTGTCCACAGTCGCGCCTTTGTCCACAGGCGGCGTTACTGCGCTGGTTCGAGCCGATCAACCGGCATAAAATTCGAACATGTATTCGATCGAGCTTCCGGACGAGGTGTCCGCTGCCCTGGACACGCTGGACGCCGGCGACGCCGCAATCCGCGGCCTGGACTTCGATGCATTGAGCCCCGCCGGCCGGCTGCGCGTGCTCGAACGGATGGAGGCCTCGCGCCGACGGCAGATCGCGTCGAGCCACGACGTCATGGCGAGCCTGGCCATGGAGGAACCGGCCGCCGTGGGTGGCCCGATCCACAAGGTCATTGCCGATTGCCTTCGAATCAGTTACGCCGAAGCTCGCCGACGGGTTCGGGATGCCGAACAGCTCTCTGCGCGTTTGACTCTCACCGGCCAAGAGTTGCCACCGGAGCTCCCGGCCACCGCCACGGTTTGGCGAGAAGGCCGGCTCGACGCGCAGCACCTGCGCGTAATCCAGACTTTCGTCCGCGACCTCCCGGACGCGACACCCGCCGATACCGTCGAGGACGCCGAGCGATTTCTGGCCAAACAAGCCACCAAACTTCGCCCCGATCAGCTGGAAAGGGCCGCACATCGGATTGCGCTGCACATCAACCCCGACGGGAAGTTCTCCGACTCCGACCGCGCACGCCAGCGCGGCTTCGCGTGGTGCGGTCAGCGCCGCGACGGGATGAGTATCGGAAAACTCATCGCCTCACCGGAATTGCGTGCCAATCTCGACGCGTGGTTCGCGCGATTCGCCGCGCCCGGCATGTGCAACCCGGATGATGAATACCCTTGCACCACTGACGAACCCGCCGATGATCTGGTTAGCCATGATGCGCGAACGCCGGGACAGCGTCAGCACGACGCGCTCAATGCCTTGGTACGAGGCCAGTTGGGCGACCCGAAGCTCGGTCAGCACAACGGGTTGCCGGTCAGCGTCATCGTGTCGACTACGCTGCAGGAGCTGACGACGGGCACGGGCCGAGCGGTGACGGGCGGTGGAACGCTGCTGCCCATGCGAGATGTGATCCGGATGGCCAGCCATGCCTACCACTACCTTGCCGTATTC encodes:
- a CDS encoding thioesterase family protein, translating into MTIDDSAIMPEAFFTVDGDSYVPGALTQGPWGAAMGGQIVGGLLGWGIEQSGIDPDFQPARLTVDLLRPVLLRPVQIHTSIQREGRRIRLVDAALIQRDTVVARASALFLRRGDHPDGQVWSFPVQMPPLPTSYDGFPADMPFLIWGYGATFEGSPGIAAGEWEQSHAQKFAWARLFRPMVHGHPLTPFTRLAFAGDITSSLTHWGTSGLRYINADYTVTASRLPDGEFIGLAAQSHYGTAGVATGAATLFDCHGPIGTSSALAVAQPADAFKPTHT
- a CDS encoding flavodoxin family protein, with amino-acid sequence MSKTLLIVHHTPSPATRELLEAVLGGANDPEIDGVDVVSRPALAATLPDMLDADGYLFGTTANFGYMSGALKHFFDTVYYPSLDHVSGRPYGLWVHGNNDTVGAAAAVNKLASGLSLAQAAEVLEVVGAVDAAVREQAYELGGTLAATLMG
- the dapB gene encoding 4-hydroxy-tetrahydrodipicolinate reductase, which encodes MRVGVLGAKGKVGSAMVAGVQAAEDLTLSAEVDAGDPMSLLTDHNTEVVIDFTHPDVVMGNLEFLIGNGIHAVVGTTGFTAERLQQVESWLADSPNTSVLIAPNFAIGAVLSMHFAKQAAPFFDSAEVVELHHPHKADAPSGTATRTAKLIAESRKGLPPNPDATSTGLPGARGADVDGIPVHSVRLAGLVAHQEVLFGTEGETLTIRHDSLDRTSFVPGVLLAVRRVRERPGLTVGLEPLLNLQ
- a CDS encoding HNH endonuclease signature motif containing protein, with translation MYSIELPDEVSAALDTLDAGDAAIRGLDFDALSPAGRLRVLERMEASRRRQIASSHDVMASLAMEEPAAVGGPIHKVIADCLRISYAEARRRVRDAEQLSARLTLTGQELPPELPATATVWREGRLDAQHLRVIQTFVRDLPDATPADTVEDAERFLAKQATKLRPDQLERAAHRIALHINPDGKFSDSDRARQRGFAWCGQRRDGMSIGKLIASPELRANLDAWFARFAAPGMCNPDDEYPCTTDEPADDLVSHDARTPGQRQHDALNALVRGQLGDPKLGQHNGLPVSVIVSTTLQELTTGTGRAVTGGGTLLPMRDVIRMASHAYHYLAVFDEHQSRPLYLGRSRRVATPDQRVVLYAKDRGCTHPGCDAPGYWCEVHHVDEWAAGGGTDVDNLTFACRPHHKLAGTGWRTRKLTNGRTEWIPPPQVDLDARTNDYHHPERILGDDEAC